A genomic segment from Oncorhynchus clarkii lewisi isolate Uvic-CL-2024 chromosome 12, UVic_Ocla_1.0, whole genome shotgun sequence encodes:
- the LOC139422147 gene encoding interferon alpha-7-like: MTLQTVTWMSAFLCLAQVCSMPMPCQLQGQLVRITHNLLRDMGGHFPLECLQENVFVAFPATAFATSGAPQLSSSGAMAIYETLKNIDTLFGADDLPTKWDQRKLENFQNIVYRQIEESKCMMGSVDTSDYLIRTEGLKTYFGNIAAVLNEKNFSYCAWEVVRKELLYSLQFILEHNSDSLLWANRT, from the exons ATGACACTTCAGACTGTCACTTGGATGAGCGCCTTCCTCTGCCTCGCGCAAGTTTGCTCCATGCCCATGCCTTGCCAGCTACAAGGACAGCTGGTGCGAATAACCCACAACCTACTGAGAGACATG GGGGGTCATTTTCCTCTGGAGTGCCTGCAGGAGAATGTCTTCGTGGCATTCCCAGCCACCGCATTTGCAACCTCCGGTGCGCCACAG TTGAGCAGCAGTGGTGCTATGGCTATTTATGAGACATTGAAGAACATCGACACATTGTTTGGAGCTGACGACCTGCCTACTAAGTGGGACCAACGGAAGTTAGAGAATTTTCAGAATATTGTATACCGCCAGATTGAAGAGAGCAAATGT ATGATGGGCAGTGTGGATACAAGTGATTATCTCATCAGGACAGAAGGACTGAAGACGTACTTTGGGAACATTGCAGCAGTCCTAAACGAAAAG AATTTTAGTTACTGCGCCTGGGAAGTGGTTCGAAAAGAGCTCCTGTACAGCCTACAGTTCATTCTGGAACACAACTCTGATAGCCTTCTGTGGGCCAACAGAACATGA
- the LOC139422149 gene encoding interferon alpha-7-like — protein MTLQTVTWMSAFLCLAQVCSMPMPCQLQGQLVRITHNLLRDMGGNFPLECLQENVFVAFPATAFATSGAPQLSSSGAMAIYETLKNIDTLFGADDLPTKWDQQKLENFQNIVYRQIEESKCMMGSVDTSDYLIRTEGLKTYFGNIAAVLKEKNFSYCAWEVVRKELLYSLQFILEHNSDSLLWANRT, from the exons ATGACACTTCAGACTGTCACTTGGATGAGCGCCTTCCTCTGCCTCGCGCAAGTTTGCTCAATGCCCATGCCTTGCCAGCTACAAGGACAGCTGGTGCGAATAACCCACAACCTACTGAGAGACATG GGGGGTAATTTTCCTCTGGAGTGCCTGCAGGAGAATGTCTTCGTGGCATTCCCAGCCACCGCATTTGCAACCTCCGGTGCGCCACAG TTGAGCAGCAGTGGTGCTATGGCTATTTATGAGACATTGAAGAACATCGACACATTGTTTGGAGCTGACGACCTGCCTACTAAGTGGGACCAACAGAAGTTGGAGAATTTTCAGAATATTGTATACCGCCAGATTGAAGAGAGCAAATGT ATGATGGGCAGTGTGGATACAAGTGATTATCTCATCAGGACAGAAGGACTGAAGACGTACTTTGGGAACATTGCAGCAGTCCTAAAAGAAAAG AATTTCAGTTACTGCGCCTGGGAAGTGGTTCGAAAAGAGCTCCTGTACAGCCTACAGTTCATTCTGGAACACAACTCTGATAGCCTTCTGTGGGCCAACAGAACATAA